TCACCGTGACTTCGCCGGTCGCGCTGTCGATGCTGATGGTGAAGGCTTTGATGCCTACGTCGTTGTTGTCGCCCGTCCAGCCTTCGTACTGGGTGTCGCTGATCTTGTACAGATTGACTTCATCCGCACTGCCATTGACGAAGATGCCGGTGAGCGCCCCGTCGGTCGCGCTCAGGCTATAGGTGGTCGTGCCTGCGCCGTCCTGGCCGTATACCGGCGCATTGAACAGGCCGGCAATGGTGGCAGCAGTAATCGTCGCCGTGTCCAGACCGCCGGTTTCGTCCAGCGTGACCGAGCCCGTGCCAGCGTTCGCCGAGGCGTCCGGACCGTCGTCATACACCGTGATAACAATCGGCTGCGCGGCCGTGCTGGTATATGACACACCATTAACGACTACGGTCGTGGAAACCTCAGCGGTGATGTTGATAGGCAGGGTGTCATTGTGCTGATCACCACCCTGCGGGTGGTCCATCGGCTGGAGTTGGGTGAAGGTGTAGGTTTCATTGTTGTTCACCACGATCTGCCAACTACCGTCATTGGCTGTCAGGGTGTTGGTGGCGGCATTCCACGTGGCGTCAGTCGCGGCCAGCGTGACGACGGGTGTCGTGCCCGCGCCCAAGTAAGTGACGTCAAGCACGCCCGTGACGGAATCCAGTCCGCCGGTTTCGTCCACACTGTTGTTAGTGGCATCAATCGCAATATCGTCATCCACGATGGTGACCGTGGCGCTGTCATTGAGCAGCGTTGCACCGATAACGTTGCTGAGCACAATCTGGAAGGTCTCGTTGCCCTCGATCACAGTATCGGCAACGATATTTTCGGTGACGGTAAAGCCGATAAACCCTGCGGGAATCGTGACGGTACCGGTTTGGGCGCCATCGAAAAAATCGTCCGGATTGGTCGCGGAAACCGGCACGATGGTGTAGGTAACAGTTACCGGTGTCGTGGCCACCTGGCTGAGAGTAATCAGGAACGTCACCTGATGGCTGAAGCCATCGGAACCTTCTATGACACTGGCGCCCGCGACCCCGCCCGTGATGGGCGTGCCACCGGGAATCAGGACGATCCCGCCCTCGCCGGGCTCGCCCCCACCGATCTCCACATCCACCTCGACCGAAACCACGATGCTCGGCTCCGGCTCCTCGGTCGGCAGGATGATGTCGATGGTGTTCTCGAACAGCAGCGGCTCGGCGGCAGTAGGGATGCCCGCCTCGGGGTTCAGCGCATTGAAGTCGTGGTTCAGGACCACGAACGAGTGGCCACCTTCTTCGCCACCGGCGCCGCCGGCGGCGGCCCCGGCCGCGGTGGGCGGCAGCAATTGGGTCGGATCGCCGCCGGCTTCGATGGCGGCCTGGATGTCTTCAACCCTGGCTACGGCGCTGGCGGCTTCCGCCTCCGGACCTTCCTGGCTGTAGACGTCCGAGTCCAGGACGGCTTGGGCGTTGCCGCCCAGGTCGAACCAGCCACCGTCGTTGAACTGGATGGTGACGGCGCCGGCATCGGCGGTGCGGATGATCTCGTCGGCGTAGACGACGTCCCCGACGACCAGGACGCGCTCGACGCCGTCCGCGTTGACCGCGACGACGTGGCCAACGACGGTGGTGACGATGCCGATTTGCTGCGCTGCCATGGGTGTTCTCCCGGTTGAAGATTGTGTGGAAACCGCGGCGCGGCGCCCGGATGGCCGGGCTGGCGGTTTTTACGGGACGCATGATGTGCGCCCCGGGCGGGCGTTGCTATTGGCTAGAAGTCCAAGGGAAGCGCGGTGAGCGCCCGGCATGGCCGGACCCCTACAATTTTCCGATGGCTCGCGCTAATCGCCCGGCGGAGCCGGGCTCCTACAAGGGCGGTGATTGCGCGGCGTTGAACCGGGCGCCGCGGCGTGCGATCAGGCGGCAGGCCAGTTCGGCGGGCGCTTGGCGAGGAAGGCGTCGATGCCCTCGGCGGCTTCTGCCATCAGCAGGTTTTTGGCCATGGTGGCGCTCATGTCGGCGTAGGCCGCCGCCTCGTTGAGGCCGATTTGCGCCTGCACGGCGGCCTTGCCCAGGCTCAGCACGGCCGGCGGGCGGCTGGCGATCTGCGCCGCCAGGGCGTTGGTTGCGGCGTCCAGCTCGCCGGTCGGCACCACCCGGTTGACCAGCCCGAAGCGATGGGCGGTGGCGGCATCGATCAGGTCGCCGGTGAACAGCATCTCCATGGCGTGCTTGTAGGCCACGTTGCGGGTCAGCGCCACCGCCGGGGTGCTGCAGAAAAGACCGATGTTGACGCCCGGCGTGGCAAAGCGGGCGTGGTCCGATGCAATGGCCATGTCGCAGCTGGCCACCAGCTGGCAGCCGGCGGCCGTGGCCACGCCATGCACCTGCGCGATCACGGGATGTGGAAAACGCCGCAGCGCCAGCATCACCTCGCCGCACAGGCCAAACAGGGCGCCGGCCGCCGCCTCGTCGGGCAGGGCGCGCAGTTCCTTCAGATCGTGCCCGGCGCAGAAGGCCGGGCCGGCGCCGGTCAGCAGCAGCACGCGCACGGCGGGGTCGGCTGCCAGTTCCGTCAGCGTGGTCTTCAGTGCCTGCAGCAGGTCTTCGGACAGGGCATTGCGCTGCGCCGGGCGGTTCAGGGTCAGGCGCACCACGCCGCCCGGATCGCGATCGGTGAGCAGCACCGGGCCGGTGGCCGGATCGGGGTGATTCATGGCGGCAGACCTCGCAGGATCGGCAAACGGCGCGGGCCGGCACAATACCGCATCCGCGTCTGCCCACCCAAGCCGAGTCGGCCATGACCCTGAACGAACTGCGCTATCTGGTGGCGGTGGCCCGCGAGCGGCATTTCGGCCGCGCCGCGGCGCACTGTTTCGTGAGCCAGCCGAGCCTGTCCATCGCCATCCGGAAGCTGGAAGAAGAACTCGGCGTGCCGCTGTTCGAGCGCCTGCCCGGACACATCCAGCCGACGCCGATCGGCCAGCAGATTGCCGACCAGGCGCGGCGCGTGCTGGCCGATGTCGACACCATCCGGGCGCTGGCCGCCACTGCCACCGATCCGCTGGCCGGGCCGTTCCGGCTGGGGGTGATCTTCTCGATCGGTCCGTATCTGCTGCCGCGGCTGATTCCGCTGCTCGGCCGCCTGGCGCCGCGCATGCCGCTGGTGATCGAGGAGAACTACACGGACGATCTGGGCACCCGCCTGCAGCGCGGCGAGCTGGACGCCGTGGTGCTGTCGCTGCCGTACCGGGCGCCTGACATCGATGTGGTGCCCTGCTACCGCGAGGAGTTCGTGGTGGCGATGCCGCCCGGCCACCCCTGGACCCGCCAGGCCAGCATCGGACCGGCGCAGCTGGGGGACGAGAACGTGCTGTTGCTGGGACCGCGGCACTGCTTTCGCGACCAGGTGCTGGCCCTGTGCCCGGCGCTGATGCACAAGGGTGGCCAGCGCCTGGAGGGCAGCTCGCTGGAAACCATCCGCTACATGGTGGCCAGCGGCGCCGGCATCAGCGTGCTGCCGGTGGGCGCGCTGGGCGAGTCGCCGCGCGAACGGGCGCTGCTGGCGGTGCGGCCGTTTCGCGGTACGGCGCCGTACCGGCAGGTGGCGCTTGCCTCGCGGACCGGCTTCTTTCGCCCACGGGCAATCGAGATCCTGGCGCAGGCCATCACCGACTGCGCCCCGTCCGCCACCGGTTCGTCATCGGCTTTCGGCTAGAATCGCTGCGGGCCGGGCACCGATAGATATTGGCTATCGGCGGCATTGGAAAAATCAACTTCCATCCCCCACCTTGCCCGACTACCATGCGTAGCCGTGAAGTTCCGCCAGTCCGGCGGCAACCGAACGGTGTCAATCAACAGCAGGAGGTCATGACATGGCTACTTTGAAAGGCAGCAAGACCGAGGGCAACCTCAAGGCCGCATTTTCCGGCGAATCGCAGGCCAACCGGCGTTATCTGTACTTCGCCAACAAGGCCGACGTGGAAGGCTACAACGACGTCTCGGCGGTGTTCCGCTCCACCGCCGAAGGCGAAACCGGCCACGCCCACGGTCATCTGGAGTATCTGGAAATCGTCGGCGACCCGGCCACCGGCCTGCCGATCGGCGCTACCGCCGAGAACCTGAAGGCGGCCATCGCCGGCGAGACCCACGAGTACAGCGACATGTACCCGGGCATGGCCAAGGCGGCCCGTGAGGAAGGCTTCTCCGAGATCGCCGACTGGTTCGAGACCCTGGCCAAGGCGGAGCGTTCGCACGCCAACCGCTTCCAGAAGGCCCTGGATACCCTGGGCAGCTGAGGCCCCGGCGCTGGCGGGGACCGGCAACGGTCCCCGCCTCGCTTTTCGGAACGTTTGTCGCGGGGTGCAAGGCCCCGTTGCTGGCCGGCCCGGGTGCCGAGCCATTGCCGTCATCAGTGTCTCAACGCCGGTCCGTTACGCAGGAGCCCCAATCATGGCTGATTCCCCGTCCCGCACGCCGCCCCGCGAAGGCAGCCTGGAAGCCCCGACCCGGCACGCCATCGAATGGCAGACCGCCGAGTACTACGACGAGCAAGCGCTGGAGAAGGAGCTGGAGCGGGTGTTCGACATCTGCCACGGCTGCCGCCGCTGCGTGAGCCTGTGCCAGGCCTTTCCGACCCTGTTCGATCTGGTGGACGAGTCCTCCACCATGGAAGTGGACGGCGTCGCCAAGGCCGACTACATCAAGGTGGTCGACCAGTGTTACCTGTGCGACCTGTGCTACATGACCAAGTGCCCGTACGTGCCGCCGCACGAGTGGAACGTGGACTTCCCGCACCTGATGCTGCGCGCCAAGGCGGTGAAGTTCAAAACCAAGGGCGCGTCGTTTCGCGACCGCTTCCTGACCTCGACTGATCTGACCGGTAAGCTGGCCGGCATTCCGGTAGTCACCGAAACCGTCAACGCCGTGAACCGCAACAAGCCGGCCCGCCAGGTGATGGAAAAGGTCATCGGCATCCACGCCGACGCCGTGCTGCCGCCGTTCGCGAGCAAGCCGCTGAAGCGCCACTTCAAGGATCAGGCCGCGGTCAACGCGCCGCTGACGCCGCAGCCCGGCGCCAACACCACCGGCAAGGTGCTGCTGTTCGGTACCTGCTACGGCCACAACCAGATGCCGGAGCTGGGCAATGACCTGGCGGCCATCTACCGTCACAACGGCCTGCCGGTGACCCTGGCCGACAACAGCCGCTGCTGCGGCATGCCCAAGCTGGAACTGGGCGACATGGACTCGGTCAATGAGCTGAAAAAACACAACCTGCCGGCACTCGCAGCCTACGTGGACCAGGGCTACGACATCGTCGCGCCGGTGCCGTCCTGCGTGCTGATGTTCAAGCAGGAGCTACGCCTGATGTTCCCGGACGATGCCGACGTGCAGAAGGTCGCGGCGCGCATTTTCGATCCGTTCGAATACCTGATCGCCCGCCACAAGGACGGCTTGCTCAAGACCGATTTCAAGCAGCCGCTTGGCAAGATCGCCTATCACCCGCCCTGTCACCTGCGGGTGCAGAACATCGGCCTCAAGACGCGCGAGGTGTTCCAGCTGATCCCGGACACCGAGGTGGTGGCCATCGAGCGCTGCGCCGGGCACGACGGCACCTACGGCGTGAAGGTGGAAACCCATCCGCTGTCGATGAAGATCGGCACGCCGGTGTTCGACCGTGTGCGCGAGATCGACCCCATCCACTACGCCAGCGACTGCCCGATCGCCTGCAAGCACATCGAAAGCGGCGTCGGCAACGGCAAGCCGTCCGAGCACCCGCTGCAGTTGCTGCGCCTGGCCTACGGAGTCTGAGCCATGCAAAAACTCACCCGCGCCGACCTGCTGTCGCTGGAGCAGTACGCCGAGCAGCGCCCGGCGATGCGTGCCCGCGTGCTGGAGCACAAGAAAAATCGCCATATCCAGCTTGGCCCGCACGCCACGCTGGCCTTCGAGGATCGCCTGACCGTCCAGTACCAGATCCAGGAAATGCTGCGCATCGAGCGCGTGTTCGAGGCGCGCGGCATCCAGGACGAGCTGGACGCCTACAACCCGCTGATCCCGGACGGTCAGAACCTGAAGGCCACGTTCATGATTGAGTACGACGACGAGGCCGAGCGGCGTCAGGCGCTGGCAAAGCTGATCGGCGTCGAGGACCGCGTCTGGCTGCGCGTGGCCGGCCACGAGCCGGTATACGCCATCGCCGACGAGGACATGGAGCGCGCCAACGACGACAAGACCTCCGCCGTGCATTTCGCGCGCTTCGAGTTCACGCCGGCCATGATCGGGGCGCTGCATGCAGGCGCGGACCTGGCCGCCGGCATCGACCACCCGAACATGACGGTCAGCATCGACCCCCTGCCGGCCGCCACGCGCGCGGCGCTGGCGGCGGATCTGGTCGGCTGAGCGGCCACCACACGCACCCATCGCAAGGACACCGTAAATGCGACAGGCAAGACTGCTGCTGGCCACGCTGCTGGCTTTGGCCCTGAGCGGCTGCGGCTACAACAAGTTCCAGACCGGTGACGAGCAGGTCAAGGCGGCCTGGTCGGAGGTGCTGAACCAGTACCAGCGCCGCGCCGACCTGGTGCCCAACCTGGTCAACACGGTCAAGGGCTTCGCCGCGCAGGAGAAGGAGGTCCTGACGCAGGTGACGCAGGCCCGCGCCTCGGTCGGCTCGATCCAGGCCACGCCGGAACTGCTCAACGACCCGGAAGCATTCGCCAAATTCCAGGCCGCGCAGGGGCAACTGACCGGCGCTCTGTCGCGCCTGCTGGTGGTGTCCGAGAACTACCCGCAGCTGAAATCGGACGCCAATTTCCGCGACCTGCAGGCGCAGCTGGAAGGCACCGAGAACCGCATCACCGTGGCCCGCAACCGCTACATCAAGGCCGTGCAGGACTACAACGTCACGGTGCGCTCGTTCCCGTCCAACCTGACGGCGATGCTGTTCGGCTACCGCGTGAAGCCGAATTTCACGGTCCAGAACGAGCAGGAGATTTCGGCGCCGCCGAAGGTCGATTTCAGCCCGGCACCGGCCCGGCCGTGACCAACCGCCGCGGCGACGCCCGGTGCTGACGGCATCCCGAATCCTGATCCTGGCCTGGGCGCTGTGCAGCCCATGGGCGGCCCACGCGGAGGTGGCCGTCCCGTCGCTGACGGCCCGCGTCACCGACCTGACGGCGACCCTGACACCCGAGCAAAAGTCCACGCTCGAACAGTCACTGCGCGCCTTCGAAGCGCTCAAGGGCAGACAGATCGCCGTCCTGATGGTGCCCACCACGGCGCCGGAAACGATCGAGCAGTATTCCCTGCGCGTAGTCGAGCAGTGGAAACTCGGACGTCAAAAGGTCGATGACGGCGCCCTGCTGATCGTGGCCAAGGACGACCGCACGCTGCGCATCGAAGTCGGTTACGGCCTGGAAGGCGCCCTGAACGACGCCACCAGCAAACGCATCGTCAGCGAAGTCATCACGCCCTATTTCCGGCAAGGCGACTACTACGGCGGCATCAGTGCCGGTGTGGACCGGATGATTCGCGTCATCGACGGCGAAGTCCTGCCCCCTGCGCCAGCCAGGCCGGTGCGGGAAGGCGCCGCGTTGCTGCGTAATCTGCCCCTGGTCCTGTTTCTGATGGTGGCGATCGGTGGCGTGTTGCGGGCGGTGCTCGGACGGCTGCCGGGCGCAGCGGTCGGCGGCGCCATCATCGCGGTGGTCGCGTGGCTGCTGATCGGCACGGTCATCGTGGCCCTGATCGCCGGGGTGCTGGCCTTTTTGTTTACCTTGCTCGGCGGCGGACGCGGTGGCTTTGGCGGTTATCCGGGGGGTCTGGGCGGTCGCGGCGGGTTTGGCGGCGGCGGCTTTGGCGGCGGTGGTTTCGGCGGCGGCGGCGGCAGCTTCGGTGGCGGCGGCGCGTCGGGGCGGTGGTAGGCATGGACTTGAAACGCATCCTCAGGCACCTGCTCACGACCCGTCGGCACCTCACGCGGGCCTTTCCAAAAGCGGCGCTGGCGGCCATCGAGCAGGCGATCGGGGCCAGCGAGCAGCAGCACGCAGGGCAGCTGCGCTTCGTGGTCGAGGCGGCGCTGGACAACGGACCGCTGTTTGGCGGCCAGACAGCCAGGGAGCGTGCGCTCGAGCTTTTCTCGCAGCTGCGCATCTGGGACACGCAGCACAACAACGGCGTGCTGATCTACCTGCTGCTGGCGGACCGGGACGTGGAGATCGTTGCCGACCGCGGCATCCACGCGCGGGTGGGAACCGAACAGTGGGAAGCCATCTGCCGCGAGATGGAAAGCGCCTTCAGGCGCGGCGATTACGCGGCAGGCGCGATCCACGGCATCGACGCGGTAAGCAGGCATCTGACGCGGCACTTCCCTGCCGCGGGCGGCGATGTCGGGAACGAATTGCCCGACACCCCGCTGATGTTGTGAGCTGATCGGCACGGACCGGCTGCGACATTCCGGTCACCACCCGCTCCCGGCACCAGGCGGCCAGGGGCCGCCATGCGATACTGCCGGCCCCGTTGCAGCCTGCCGGTGAGGCCGCCTTGGACAGCTATCACGAACTTGTCCGCACCATCGCGCTGACGCTGGGCGTCGGCTGGGCCAGCGGCATCAACCTGTACGCCGCCCTGCTGGTGCTGGGCATCGCCGGGGCCACCGGCGACCTGGCCCTGCCGCCCGACCTGCAGGTGCTGGCCAGCCCGCTGGTGATCGGCGCCGCCGGCCTGATGTACGGGGTGGAATTCTTCGCCGACAAGACGCCGGGCGTCGACAGCGGCTGGGACGCGCTGCACACCTTCATCCGCATCCCGGCCGGGGCGCTTCTGGCGGCCGGCGCCGTGGGCGAGGTCACGCCGGCGCTCGAAATCGCCGCCGGCATCCTGGGCGGCGGCATGGCCGCGACGAGTCACGTCACCAAGGCCGGCACGCGCCTGCTGATCAACACCTCGCCGGAGCCGTTCTCGAACTGGACCGCGTCGGTGGCCGAGGATGTCGCCGTATTCGGCGGCCTGTGGGCGGCGCTGAACCAGCCCTGGCTGTTCATCAGCCTGCTGGTGGCCTTCCTGGTGCTGGTTGTCTGGTTGCTGCCCAGGGTGTTTCGGGCCTTGCGCAAGGTCGGCGGCGGCATCCTGCGACTGCTGGGCCGGCGACCGCGCGCGCCCGCTGCCGACCCGCCGGCCAGTATCGAACATCAATAAAAGAATTCAGGCCGGAGGAGTAACGTGGATTTCGAGCTGACCGCCGACCAGCAGGCCATCTGCGAGCAGATCGAGCGCCTGTGCGCGCCCTTCGACGACCGCTACTGGTTCGAACGGGACCACGACGGCGAATTTCCGCTGGATTTCGTGAGCGCCATGGCCGACGGCGGGTGGCTGGGCATCGCCATGCCGGAGGCCTACGGCGGCGCCGGGCTTGGCATCACCGAAGCGGCGCTGATGATGCAGACCGTGGCCGCCTCGGGTGCCTGCCTGTCCGGCGCCTCGGCCATTCACCTGAACCTGTTCGGGCCGAACGTGATCGTCAAATTCGGCACGCCCGAGCAGCGCGAGCGTTTTTTGCCGCCGCTGATCCGCGGCGAGCAGCGCGCCTGCTTTGCCGTGACCGAGCCGAACACGGGCCTGGACACGACGCATCTGAAAACCTTTGCCCGCCGCGACGGCGACCGTTACGTGGTCCACGGCCAGAAGGTGTGGACCAGCAACGCCCAGCACGCCCACAAGATGCTGCTGATCGCCCGCACCACGCCGCTGGAGGAAACCGCCCGGCCGATCGACGGCCTGACGTTGTTCTACTGCGACCTGGACCGCGCCCGGGTCGAGGTGCGCGAGATCGAGAAAATGGGCCGCAAGTGCGTGGACTCGAATCAGGTGTTCATCGACGGCCTGGAAATCCCCGTGCAGGACCGCATCGGCGAGGAAGGCCAGGGCTTTCGTTACCTGCTGCACGGCCTGAATCCGGAGCGCATCCTGATCGCCGCCGAGGCCATCGGCATCGGCCGCGCGGCGCTGCGCAAGGCCACCGAGTACGCCAGGGAGCGGGTGGTGTTCGGCCGCCCGATCGGCCAGAACCAGGCCATCCAGCATCCGCTGGCCGAATGCTGGGCCGAGCTTGAAGCCGCCAACCTGGTGATGCTGAATGCCGCCAGCCAGTACGACCGTGGCGCCGACTGCGGCGCGCATGCCAACGCCGCCAAGTACCTGGCCGCCGAGGCCGGCTTCAAGACCTGCACCCAGGCGGTGATGACCCACGGTGGCTTCGGCTATGCCAAGGAGTACCACGTCGAGCGCTACCTGCGCGAGGTGATGATCACCCGCCTGGCGCCAGTCAGCCCGCAGCTGGTGCTGTGCTATCTGGCCGAGCGGGTGCTGGGCCTGCCCAAGTCGTACTGATGCCCGAGGCAATTTGATGTTCGCGCCGTTGGCCGGCGTGCGGGTGCTGGAACTGGCGCCCTTCCTGCCGGGGCCGTTCGCCGGCGCGCAGTTGCTGGCGCTGGGCGCCGAGGTGGTCAAGCTCGAACCGCCGGGCGGCGATCCGGGCCGCCATCTGCCCGATGAGCTGTTCGCCATGAACAACCGTGGCAAGAAAAGCGTCTGCGTGGATCTTAAGGCGCCCGGCGCAGGGGCCTTCGTGCAGCGCCTGGTGGCCGGCTTCGACGTGGTGCTGGAGGGCTTTCGCCCCGGCGTGGCGGCGCGGCTGGGCGTCGATTACGACACGCTGAAGCAGGCCCGGCCGGACCTTGTCTACTGCTCCCTGTCCGGCTTTGGCCAGACCGGCCCGCGCGCCGCCCTGCCCGGCCACGACCTGACCTATCTGGCCGCCGGGGGCGCGCTGGCCCGGCCCGGTCACTGGCAGGGACCGCCGCAGCGACCGGGCGTGCCGGTGGCCGACACCGCCGGGGGCCTGTTTGCGGCACTGGCCGTGGTCTCAGCCCTGCTGCGCCGGGCGGCCACCGGCGAAGGCGCCTACCTCGATGCCTCGCTGACGGATGCGGCGCTGAGTCTGGCGGCATGCCGCGGGCTGGCGCCGGCCCAGTCGCGGACCCATCTGCACCCGGCGAACGATCTATTCACCTGCCGCGACGGCGCGCTGATCGCCGCCGGCCTGCTGGAGGATCATTTCTTCGACGGTTTCGTGGCGGCGCTGGGCGAGGCCGGGGCCGCACTGCGCGCCCCGCAATACGCCGACCTCACCAGCCGCCAGCGGCACGGCGACGCGCTGCAGGCGGAACTGAAAGCGCTGTTCGCCAGCCGCGACGCAGGCGACTGGGAGGCGCTGGCCGAGGCGCACCGGCTGCCGATGGTGCGCGTGCAGGACGTGGCCGAGGCGCTGGCCGAGCAAAGCCCAGGCGCAGCGGCGCCCGCCTTTCCGGTGTGCGTCGACGGCGCACCCCTGCCGGCACCGGCGCAGCCGGCACCGACACTCGGCGCCGACGCCGCGGCCGTGCTGGCCGCCATCGGCTACGATGCCGCCGCCGTCGCGGCGCTGGCCGCGGCCGGCGTGTTGATCCTGTCCCCTACGGAGCCTTCATGATCGAGCTGTACCAGTTCGCCCCCGCCTGGGGCCTGCCCAACCCCAGTCCGTTCTGCATCAAGCTCGAGCTGTACCTGAAGATGACCGGCCTGCCATTCGAGGTCATCACCGAAAACGACACCCGCAAGGGCCCCAAGGGCAAGATTCCGTTCATCCGTGACGACGGCCAGACCATCGGCGACTCGGAACTGGTCATCGAGTACCTGAAGGACAAGTATGGCGACCGCGTCGACGCCAGCCTGACGGCCGAACAGCGCGCCCGCGCCCACGCCATCAACCGCATGCTGCACGACAGCACCTACTGGGTGCTGCTGCACTGCCGCTGGATGGAAGACAACGGCTACCAAGCCATGCGCCAGGCGCTGTTCGGCGACCTGCCGTGGCCGCTGCGGGTGATCATCCCGCCGCTGGCCCGCCGCAGCCTGCGCCGCAACCTGACCGGCCAGGGCCTTGGCCGGCACAGCCGGGACGAGATTTTCCGCTTCGGCTTTGCGGATCTTGACGCCCTGTCGGTGCTGCTGGGCGAGAAGGCGTTCCTGCTGGGCGACACCCCCACCAGCGTGGATGCCACGGCGCACGCCTTCATCATGAGCCTGGTCGGGCCGCCCATCGACAACCCGATGCGCGAGCGCATCCAGCGCACCGCCAACCTGATGGCCTACTACCAGCGCATGAACCAGCGTTTCTATCCGTCGCTGGCGGCCGCGCGCTGAAGGGGATGCCGTTCAGCCCCCGTTCAGCCAGCGGCCCGCATACTGCGCCTGCGTCGTGATCGACGGGGCGCATGAAGAATCCATCAACCGTGGTCGATGACGTGCAATTCGATCGCCATCAGGAGCGTTGCCGATGAAAACAATCAAGACCTGCTGTTTTGCCCTGCTGACTCTGGTCGCCGTGAGCAGCGTCCAGGCCAGCGACACCGTGGATGCCGCCATCGGCGGTGGCCTGGGTGGCGCCGCGGGCGCCGCCATCGGCAACGAGGTGGGAGGCCGCGACGGGGCCATCATCGGCGGCGCGGTGGGCGCCGCAGCCGGCGCAGCCATCACCACCGACGATGACCGTGATCATTACCGTGACGGCCGCCGCCGTTACGTCGAATACCCGTACGACGACGGCGGCCACCGCCACGGCGGCCACTTCTGCCCGCCGGGCCAGGCCAAGAAGGGCAACTGCTGAGCCGCCCGCAGGAAATCGACCGACAACGGACGCAAGCCCGTTGTCGGTCGTTCGCCTTCAGGCGATGCCCAGTTCCCGGAGCTTGCCGCCCAGCCACTCCCGGCGTTCCTGCGTGACGTCCGCCACCGGCGCCAGCACGTAGCCGCCCTTGAGGCCAATCGCGTCGTACCAGGGTTTCAGCAGCGTGAAGGCACTGGCATAGGTGCCGGTGCGGGCCAGTTCCCAGACCGTCATGTCCTCGATGAAGCCGGACGCCGCGCGCAGCGACAGCCACTTGGCCTGCGCCGCCGGCCAGTCGCCGGCCGCCGCGTCGGCCATGTACTGGCGGATCACCGGGCGCAGCTTGCCGAACACCGTGTAGTGAAAGGCCGCCCACTGCAGGAACTTGTAACCCAGGCGCAAATCGTCCAGGAAGTACTGCTCCATCGGCTCCGAGACGAAGAAATCCTGGCGCAGGTCGCGGCGCAGTTTGTAGGTGTCCGAGCGGCGCAACGAGCCCTGCTTGACGCCGACCAGGGTCGGCAGGTCCGCCAGACGCTGCATCAGTTCCAGGCTCAGCACCGTGCCCGACACCGGCGTGCGGTAGAGCACGATGGCCATGTCGCTGCGGTCGGTCAGGTACTTGTAGAAGGCGAAGATTTCATCGTCGCTTTTCAGCTGCACGGCCGGGTTCATGACCTCTGCCACCTGGTAGCCGAGCGTGCGCGTGAACTCGATCTTCTCCAGCGCCTGGCGGGCCGAGGGGTCCAGGATGATGGTGGAGATTTTCATGCGCCCGGCGTTCGCGTCGGCCACCAGCTCGTGGTAACGCATCCATTCGGACAGGGTCAGGTTCCAGGCCTCGCCGATGAAACCGCCGACCACGATGCCCTCCATGCCCATGTCGACGAAGGCATCGATGTTGTGCCGCAGGGCCGGCGCGTCCACCTCGCCGTCGCGGGTGAACGGCGTCAGCGGGGCGTCGTGAAAGCCGTGCAGGTTGGCCTGCGCCCAAGACTTGGCTTCGTTTCGCGTGTATTCCATGCTGCTCTCCTCCTGTTCCATGCGTGAGTCCGGCGACCGCAGCGACCGGCAGCGGGCATCATAGTCCCCGGTTTTTCAATCACGCTGATGTCTGCCATGCGCCGCTTTGTGTTTTTCGCAATGTTCGTTGGCCTGCCGCTGGCCGAGCTTTATCTGGTGCTGCTGGCGGCGG
This Immundisolibacter cernigliae DNA region includes the following protein-coding sequences:
- a CDS encoding acyl-CoA dehydrogenase family protein, with translation MDFELTADQQAICEQIERLCAPFDDRYWFERDHDGEFPLDFVSAMADGGWLGIAMPEAYGGAGLGITEAALMMQTVAASGACLSGASAIHLNLFGPNVIVKFGTPEQRERFLPPLIRGEQRACFAVTEPNTGLDTTHLKTFARRDGDRYVVHGQKVWTSNAQHAHKMLLIARTTPLEETARPIDGLTLFYCDLDRARVEVREIEKMGRKCVDSNQVFIDGLEIPVQDRIGEEGQGFRYLLHGLNPERILIAAEAIGIGRAALRKATEYARERVVFGRPIGQNQAIQHPLAECWAELEAANLVMLNAASQYDRGADCGAHANAAKYLAAEAGFKTCTQAVMTHGGFGYAKEYHVERYLREVMITRLAPVSPQLVLCYLAERVLGLPKSY
- a CDS encoding glycine zipper domain-containing protein encodes the protein MKTIKTCCFALLTLVAVSSVQASDTVDAAIGGGLGGAAGAAIGNEVGGRDGAIIGGAVGAAAGAAITTDDDRDHYRDGRRRYVEYPYDDGGHRHGGHFCPPGQAKKGNC
- a CDS encoding glutathione S-transferase family protein, whose protein sequence is MIELYQFAPAWGLPNPSPFCIKLELYLKMTGLPFEVITENDTRKGPKGKIPFIRDDGQTIGDSELVIEYLKDKYGDRVDASLTAEQRARAHAINRMLHDSTYWVLLHCRWMEDNGYQAMRQALFGDLPWPLRVIIPPLARRSLRRNLTGQGLGRHSRDEIFRFGFADLDALSVLLGEKAFLLGDTPTSVDATAHAFIMSLVGPPIDNPMRERIQRTANLMAYYQRMNQRFYPSLAAAR
- a CDS encoding TPM domain-containing protein, whose protein sequence is MDLKRILRHLLTTRRHLTRAFPKAALAAIEQAIGASEQQHAGQLRFVVEAALDNGPLFGGQTARERALELFSQLRIWDTQHNNGVLIYLLLADRDVEIVADRGIHARVGTEQWEAICREMESAFRRGDYAAGAIHGIDAVSRHLTRHFPAAGGDVGNELPDTPLML
- a CDS encoding dihydrodipicolinate synthase family protein: MEYTRNEAKSWAQANLHGFHDAPLTPFTRDGEVDAPALRHNIDAFVDMGMEGIVVGGFIGEAWNLTLSEWMRYHELVADANAGRMKISTIILDPSARQALEKIEFTRTLGYQVAEVMNPAVQLKSDDEIFAFYKYLTDRSDMAIVLYRTPVSGTVLSLELMQRLADLPTLVGVKQGSLRRSDTYKLRRDLRQDFFVSEPMEQYFLDDLRLGYKFLQWAAFHYTVFGKLRPVIRQYMADAAAGDWPAAQAKWLSLRAASGFIEDMTVWELARTGTYASAFTLLKPWYDAIGLKGGYVLAPVADVTQERREWLGGKLRELGIA
- a CDS encoding CaiB/BaiF CoA transferase family protein; this encodes MFAPLAGVRVLELAPFLPGPFAGAQLLALGAEVVKLEPPGGDPGRHLPDELFAMNNRGKKSVCVDLKAPGAGAFVQRLVAGFDVVLEGFRPGVAARLGVDYDTLKQARPDLVYCSLSGFGQTGPRAALPGHDLTYLAAGGALARPGHWQGPPQRPGVPVADTAGGLFAALAVVSALLRRAATGEGAYLDASLTDAALSLAACRGLAPAQSRTHLHPANDLFTCRDGALIAAGLLEDHFFDGFVAALGEAGAALRAPQYADLTSRQRHGDALQAELKALFASRDAGDWEALAEAHRLPMVRVQDVAEALAEQSPGAAAPAFPVCVDGAPLPAPAQPAPTLGADAAAVLAAIGYDAAAVAALAAAGVLILSPTEPS
- a CDS encoding DUF4126 domain-containing protein is translated as MDSYHELVRTIALTLGVGWASGINLYAALLVLGIAGATGDLALPPDLQVLASPLVIGAAGLMYGVEFFADKTPGVDSGWDALHTFIRIPAGALLAAGAVGEVTPALEIAAGILGGGMAATSHVTKAGTRLLINTSPEPFSNWTASVAEDVAVFGGLWAALNQPWLFISLLVAFLVLVVWLLPRVFRALRKVGGGILRLLGRRPRAPAADPPASIEHQ